A region of Lentimicrobium sp. L6 DNA encodes the following proteins:
- a CDS encoding T9SS type A sorting domain-containing protein, with product MKKLLFLFLILSLGAQAQWTDNAEVNTIINDDANAHYVPKVASTPSGEYFFSWYGGAGNLDMNLAFLAHDGTDNWENDMKVSIHPQNSWVDDYTLLSDMDGNAIVIFSDIRNGNKDVVVYKIDAEGNNLWGEDGIVFPVSGSDEYQPTGVVTNDNALVVLFSTNYTAGTDKIFVHKILEDGTLPWGEEGKSFSGFGSKWAFPSAIANEDGGFSFGFFKETGNFPALTRHIAAIRCDADGEMVWDSEKIITEAGGIAAWDDLHLFGTGDGSLYFAWDDDRYFNMTNEVYAQYVDADGVVKWETDGLLLGTEASGHQLSAVISGTNTNGEFVVLWNLLNGNQSMAALKYQRVSADGELLEGDAGATIIGMNDQLQAGSQAVQIEDETYYFYRNFFEGSTYLGSLNMLALDAEGEQVWESPTEISNSQNSKSHAFLSKFHSNQAVVTWSDELGNDTRVMAQNIFTDGSIGESEFDFATVVFTITDEESSEAIEGAEVNLDGSIMLTDTQGVATFSNIVFGEDIDVTVSKEAFYSYEGTIDIAEEVVELDISLEPIIDQVSNFSAAQFSVYPNPAQEQISIRLNKAQEYRIQLLNQLGQVLSDVYSNGNTSHIDISSYKRGVYFIKIISNDTYQVKSVAFE from the coding sequence ATGAAAAAACTATTATTTTTATTCTTAATACTAAGTCTGGGCGCTCAAGCACAATGGACTGATAATGCAGAAGTCAATACCATTATTAATGATGATGCCAATGCACATTATGTACCTAAGGTGGCCAGCACGCCAAGTGGTGAATACTTTTTTAGTTGGTATGGTGGAGCAGGAAATTTAGATATGAATTTGGCTTTCTTGGCCCATGATGGTACTGATAATTGGGAAAATGACATGAAGGTGAGTATACATCCTCAGAATTCTTGGGTAGACGATTATACACTCCTTAGTGATATGGATGGAAATGCCATTGTGATATTTTCCGACATTAGAAATGGAAATAAAGATGTAGTGGTTTATAAGATAGATGCCGAAGGTAATAACTTATGGGGAGAAGATGGAATTGTATTTCCGGTTTCTGGTTCTGATGAATATCAGCCTACGGGAGTGGTCACTAATGATAATGCCCTTGTTGTTTTATTCTCCACTAATTATACAGCAGGAACAGATAAGATCTTTGTTCATAAAATATTAGAAGATGGTACTTTGCCTTGGGGTGAAGAAGGAAAATCTTTCTCGGGATTTGGTTCTAAATGGGCTTTCCCTTCCGCTATAGCCAATGAAGATGGCGGCTTTAGTTTTGGTTTCTTTAAAGAAACAGGGAATTTCCCAGCCTTAACTCGTCATATTGCTGCCATCAGATGCGATGCTGATGGTGAAATGGTTTGGGATTCAGAAAAAATAATTACCGAAGCTGGAGGAATTGCTGCTTGGGACGATTTGCACCTTTTTGGAACTGGTGATGGTAGCTTATATTTTGCTTGGGACGACGACCGCTATTTTAATATGACCAATGAAGTATATGCTCAATATGTGGACGCTGATGGTGTGGTAAAATGGGAAACCGATGGCCTATTATTAGGAACAGAAGCCAGTGGACATCAACTTTCAGCAGTGATTTCTGGTACCAATACCAATGGAGAATTTGTGGTGCTATGGAACCTGTTAAATGGAAACCAGAGTATGGCTGCCTTAAAATACCAAAGAGTGAGTGCAGATGGCGAATTATTAGAAGGTGATGCAGGAGCTACCATAATTGGAATGAACGATCAACTTCAAGCAGGTTCTCAAGCCGTACAAATAGAGGATGAAACTTATTATTTTTATCGTAATTTCTTTGAAGGTTCTACCTATTTAGGAAGTTTAAATATGTTGGCATTAGATGCCGAGGGTGAACAAGTTTGGGAGAGCCCAACTGAGATTAGCAATTCTCAAAATTCAAAATCTCATGCTTTCTTAAGCAAATTTCATAGCAATCAGGCTGTAGTTACATGGAGCGATGAACTGGGAAATGATACCAGAGTGATGGCTCAGAATATTTTTACCGATGGTAGTATTGGAGAATCTGAATTCGATTTTGCAACGGTAGTTTTTACCATCACAGATGAAGAAAGTAGTGAGGCCATAGAAGGAGCAGAAGTAAACTTGGACGGCTCTATCATGCTAACCGATACACAAGGAGTAGCCACCTTTAGTAATATTGTATTTGGGGAAGATATTGATGTTACTGTGAGTAAAGAAGCTTTCTATTCCTATGAAGGAACAATAGATATTGCTGAAGAAGTGGTGGAGCTTGATATTAGTTTAGAACCTATAATTGATCAGGTTTCAAATTTCAGTGCCGCTCAGTTTAGTGTATATCCAAATCCAGCTCAGGAGCAGATTTCTATTCGCTTGAATAAGGCTCAGGAATATCGCATTCAATTATTAAACCAATTGGGACAGGTGCTCAGTGACGTTTATTCAAATGGCAATACAAGTCATATTGATATTTCCTCTTACAAAAGAGGAGTGTATTTCATCAAAATAATCTCAAATGATACTTATCAAGTTAAAAGTGTTGCTTTTGAGTAA
- a CDS encoding amidophosphoribosyltransferase, whose amino-acid sequence MSDQIKHECGIALLRLRKPLEHYLSKYGTAFYALNKMHLLMQKQHNRGQDGAGIASIKLNMPPGVKYIDRQRSNSTTPLKDIFNAAYEPFQQLEQENPKMLNDVQWLKNNGRFTGEVFMGHLRYGTFGINNIQSIHPVLRVNNWKTRNLVLAGNFNLTNVNELFERLVAFGQFPVETSDTITMLEKIGHFLDEENEELYRRYKYEGHNKQEATEKIADALDISNILSRASSDWDGGYVITGLLGHGDSFVMRDPNGIRPAYYYMDDEIVVAASERPVIQTTFNVKAEDVKEIKPGHALIIKHQNTVEEVEVLAPKEKKSCSFERIYFSRGTDINIYKERKKLGSIITPEILKEINYDLHNTVFSYIPNTAAVAYQGMVEEVNHFCNKVKAEKILELGNEVSKEKVEEIMMFTPRIETVAVKDMKLRTFITQDNQRDDLVGHVYDVTYGAIREGKDKLVIIDDSIVRGTTLKQSIISIIDRLGPTDIIVVSSAPQIRYPDCYGIDMARLGDFIAFRAAIELLKDTKQESIINTVYNKCKAQQKLPKEEVVNYVKEIYEPFTAQQISDKIAVLVSPKKVKARVKVLFQSIENLHIAVPNHTGDWYFTGNYPTPGGNKVVNTSFINYVEGNLGRAY is encoded by the coding sequence ATGAGCGATCAAATCAAACATGAATGCGGAATTGCCCTTCTTAGACTCCGTAAACCATTAGAACATTACCTTTCTAAGTATGGGACAGCATTTTACGCCCTCAATAAAATGCACCTATTAATGCAAAAACAGCATAATAGAGGCCAAGATGGAGCCGGAATAGCCAGTATCAAGTTAAATATGCCTCCCGGAGTAAAGTATATCGATCGTCAGCGATCAAATTCAACCACCCCCTTAAAGGATATTTTTAATGCTGCCTACGAACCATTTCAGCAATTAGAACAGGAAAATCCTAAAATGCTCAACGATGTTCAATGGCTTAAAAACAATGGCCGTTTTACTGGGGAGGTTTTTATGGGTCATCTACGATATGGTACTTTTGGAATCAATAATATCCAAAGTATTCATCCAGTATTGAGAGTGAATAATTGGAAAACGAGAAATTTGGTTTTGGCTGGTAATTTCAACCTCACCAATGTAAACGAGTTATTTGAGCGTTTGGTAGCCTTTGGTCAGTTTCCTGTGGAGACTAGCGATACCATTACCATGTTAGAGAAAATTGGTCACTTTCTTGATGAAGAAAATGAGGAGCTCTATCGTCGATATAAATACGAAGGTCATAATAAACAAGAAGCCACCGAAAAGATTGCTGATGCCTTAGATATTAGTAATATTTTATCGAGAGCATCAAGCGATTGGGATGGTGGATATGTGATTACTGGTTTACTTGGGCATGGAGATTCATTTGTAATGCGCGATCCAAATGGGATTCGACCGGCCTATTATTATATGGATGATGAAATTGTGGTTGCCGCCTCTGAGCGCCCTGTCATCCAAACCACTTTCAATGTAAAAGCTGAGGATGTCAAAGAGATAAAACCTGGACACGCTTTAATCATCAAACATCAAAATACCGTTGAAGAAGTAGAAGTACTTGCTCCTAAAGAAAAGAAATCATGCTCTTTCGAAAGGATTTATTTTAGTCGTGGTACCGATATTAACATCTATAAAGAAAGAAAGAAATTAGGATCTATTATTACTCCAGAAATTCTAAAGGAAATCAATTACGATTTACACAATACCGTATTCTCTTATATTCCAAATACTGCTGCCGTGGCTTATCAGGGGATGGTTGAAGAAGTTAATCATTTCTGTAATAAAGTTAAAGCGGAGAAAATTCTTGAACTTGGCAATGAGGTCAGTAAAGAAAAGGTAGAAGAAATTATGATGTTTACACCACGTATTGAAACTGTGGCGGTAAAAGACATGAAGCTTCGTACCTTTATTACTCAGGATAATCAAAGAGACGATTTAGTAGGCCACGTTTACGATGTTACCTATGGTGCCATTAGAGAAGGAAAAGATAAATTAGTGATTATTGACGATAGTATTGTGAGGGGAACCACTCTGAAGCAAAGTATTATCAGTATTATCGACAGATTAGGTCCAACAGATATTATTGTAGTTTCTTCGGCTCCTCAAATCAGATATCCTGATTGCTATGGTATTGATATGGCTCGACTTGGTGATTTTATCGCATTTAGAGCCGCCATTGAATTATTGAAAGACACCAAACAGGAGTCTATTATCAATACGGTTTATAATAAATGTAAGGCTCAACAAAAGCTTCCAAAAGAAGAAGTAGTGAATTATGTAAAAGAGATATACGAGCCCTTTACAGCCCAGCAAATTTCTGATAAAATTGCGGTATTGGTTAGCCCTAAGAAAGTGAAGGCAAGGGTTAAGGTATTATTCCAAAGCATAGAAAATCTGCACATTGCGGTACCAAACCACACTGGAGATTGGTATTTTACTGGCAACTATCCAACACCTGGAGGTAATAAGGTAGTTAATACTAGCTTTATCAATTATGTAGAAGGTAATCTAGGAAGAGCATATTAA
- a CDS encoding T9SS type A sorting domain-containing protein translates to MKKILLLLISLFTIQVMAQYSTPGNNGSYTLGDLVDISAGAITADGDGFSFNESIIISASDTLKVEEDVQLSIAIDKLWTIEGVLLVTADEFGITSSASIGNFEGIRFDNSSASVLKNTMIQGCGGIKVVDSDMLIQNCYFRGFGQEYSSGAINLFDSNPIIRDCDFQNNAGAAISSGANSSSSPQIINNNIVNNVTVNSNTPQINLGTSDGISPIVIDSNYISGSFDNAGGIAVSNLVGGSSNSIITNNYVLNNRYGIAQIGTFITSIIAGNIMADNNIQNDPMLGGSGLNFYGDETNTSVVTENVIYGNLWGVTIQLNASPDLGDGTENSPGKNRLYNNGNGGDVFALYNNTPNPINAIYNFWGTTELAEAEDAIYHETDDASLGLVSYEPMWTNPVGIQTFSDDSKQSISPNPATNYFTIDIEEKSEMIVYNQSGQFVNTLMVSPNQRIDISEWEKGIYILKLANGSTKKLVVL, encoded by the coding sequence ATGAAAAAAATATTACTACTATTAATAAGTCTTTTTACTATTCAAGTTATGGCGCAATATTCTACGCCAGGAAATAATGGATCCTATACACTGGGTGACCTAGTGGATATCTCGGCTGGCGCTATTACCGCAGACGGTGATGGATTTAGTTTTAACGAAAGTATTATCATCTCGGCCAGTGATACTCTAAAGGTGGAGGAGGATGTTCAGTTAAGTATTGCTATTGATAAATTATGGACTATTGAAGGTGTTTTGTTAGTGACAGCAGACGAATTTGGAATTACAAGTAGTGCGAGTATTGGAAATTTTGAAGGAATTAGGTTTGATAATTCATCAGCTTCAGTTTTAAAAAACACCATGATTCAGGGCTGCGGAGGAATAAAAGTTGTTGACTCGGATATGCTTATTCAAAATTGTTATTTTAGGGGTTTTGGTCAGGAATATTCCTCTGGAGCCATAAACCTATTCGATTCAAATCCGATAATTCGAGATTGTGATTTCCAAAATAATGCAGGAGCAGCTATTTCCTCTGGAGCAAACTCCTCTTCTAGCCCTCAGATTATTAATAATAATATTGTCAATAATGTGACTGTAAATTCAAATACTCCTCAAATTAACTTAGGAACTTCAGATGGCATTAGTCCGATTGTTATTGATAGCAATTACATAAGTGGTTCCTTTGATAATGCAGGTGGAATTGCTGTTTCAAATTTGGTAGGAGGAAGTTCAAATTCTATTATTACAAATAATTATGTTCTCAATAACAGGTATGGAATTGCCCAAATAGGTACTTTTATCACCTCCATAATTGCTGGGAACATTATGGCTGATAATAATATTCAAAACGACCCCATGCTAGGTGGTAGTGGATTAAACTTCTATGGAGACGAAACAAATACTTCTGTGGTTACCGAGAATGTGATTTATGGTAACCTTTGGGGAGTGACTATACAGTTAAATGCTTCCCCAGATTTAGGCGATGGAACAGAAAACAGTCCTGGTAAAAACAGATTGTATAATAATGGTAACGGAGGAGATGTTTTTGCTCTTTATAACAATACCCCAAACCCAATCAACGCCATTTATAATTTCTGGGGTACCACAGAGTTAGCAGAAGCCGAAGATGCTATATATCATGAAACCGATGATGCCAGTTTAGGTTTAGTTAGTTATGAACCTATGTGGACCAATCCTGTAGGAATACAAACTTTTTCAGATGATTCTAAGCAAAGCATTAGTCCAAACCCAGCTACTAACTATTTTACTATTGATATTGAAGAGAAATCTGAAATGATTGTATATAATCAATCTGGTCAATTTGTCAATACATTGATGGTGTCACCAAATCAAAGAATTGATATTTCAGAATGGGAAAAAGGAATTTATATTTTGAAATTGGCAAATGGCAGTACTAAAAAGCTAGTGGTTTTATAA